CGACGCCCGCATCTTCGAGGCGGACCTCGCGGTCGATCGCGCACACGTGGTGATGCTCGCCGAACAGGGGATCGTCGAGGACGCGGTCGCCGGCGAGATCCTCGGCGCGCTCGCAGCGGTCGCCGAGGCGGGGCACAGCTCGCTCTCGGACGGCGAGGACGTCCACGAGGCGATCGAGACGGCCGTCATCGCAGAGATCGGGGCGGCGGGCGGGAAGATGCACACCGCCCGGTCGCGCAACGACGAGGTGGCGACCTGCCTGCGGTACCGTCTGCGAGGAGACCTCCTCGACGCGGCAGAGACGACGCTCCGCCTGCGGGAGGTGCTCGCGGAGACCGCGGCCGAGCACACCGAGACCGTGATGCCCGGCTACACCCACCTCCAACCCGCCCAGCCGACGACGGTCGCACACTACCTGCTGTCGTACGAGTCGGCGGTCGCCCGCGACACCGGCCGGCTGCTCGACGCCTATTCGCGGGTGAACGAGTCGCCGCTCGGCGCGGCCGCGTTCGCGGGTACGCCGTTCGACGTCGACCGCGAGCGCACCGCCGAGTTGCTGGGGTTCGACGGCCTCGTCGAGAACTCGATGGACGCCGCCTCGGCACGGGACTTCCTCCTCGAAGCGACGGGCGCGCTGGCGACCCACGCGGTGACGCTGTCGGGGCTCGCCGAGGACCTCGTCGTCTTCGCCAACAAGGGGTACGTCGACCTCGCGGACGACTACTCCTCTACGTCTTCGATCATGCCCCAGAAGAAGAACCCCGACACGCTCGAACTCGTCCGGTCGGTCGCGGGCGACGCCGTCGGCGGCCTCTCGGCGCTGTTGACG
This Salinigranum marinum DNA region includes the following protein-coding sequences:
- the argH gene encoding argininosuccinate lyase, translating into MSEDAPGAVRRDRFSGGPARGFLSSLASDARIFEADLAVDRAHVVMLAEQGIVEDAVAGEILGALAAVAEAGHSSLSDGEDVHEAIETAVIAEIGAAGGKMHTARSRNDEVATCLRYRLRGDLLDAAETTLRLREVLAETAAEHTETVMPGYTHLQPAQPTTVAHYLLSYESAVARDTGRLLDAYSRVNESPLGAAAFAGTPFDVDRERTAELLGFDGLVENSMDAASARDFLLEATGALATHAVTLSGLAEDLVVFANKGYVDLADDYSSTSSIMPQKKNPDTLELVRSVAGDAVGGLSALLTTLKGLPRAYNRDLQNAHPHAFDAVDAVVEATEVTAGAVATATWETQALRDAAAEGFATATGVADLLAMAGLPFRTAHEIVAEAAAESAGTPDLATLDAVTEAVVGDSLFDHVSRDAVERALDPVESVASRDSVGGPAPAAVSAALDTVRGGVAEDAETVERRRTALADARARLDREVARYD